One Pseudomonas rhizophila DNA window includes the following coding sequences:
- a CDS encoding SIMPL domain-containing protein (The SIMPL domain is named for its presence in mouse protein SIMPL (signalling molecule that associates with mouse pelle-like kinase). Bacterial member BP26, from Brucella, was shown to assemble into a channel-like structure, while YggE from E. coli has been associated with resistance to oxidative stress.) — protein MHTFSRHAALLALSLGTVASLPALAADELHYNQISLRAEASQEVARDLMIVTLYTEEQNTDPAKLAAAVTTTLNKAIGQAKQVKDITLRQGSRNSYPVYDNKGQKITGWRERAELRLESADFAALSKLTGELLTDLKMGGMDFTISTATRQTSEDALLKDAVNAFKARAQLATEALGGKGYKIVNLNLNSNGYPQPYMRPQMMMKAASMDAESVTPEVEAGTSKVNMTADGVVEVLMQ, from the coding sequence ATGCACACGTTCAGTCGTCACGCCGCCCTGCTCGCCCTCAGCCTCGGCACCGTCGCCAGCCTGCCGGCCCTGGCCGCCGATGAGCTTCACTACAACCAGATTTCCCTGCGCGCCGAAGCCAGCCAGGAAGTCGCCCGCGACCTGATGATCGTCACCCTCTACACCGAGGAACAAAACACCGACCCGGCCAAACTCGCCGCGGCCGTCACCACCACGCTGAACAAAGCCATTGGCCAGGCCAAGCAGGTCAAGGACATCACCCTGCGCCAGGGCAGCCGCAACAGCTACCCGGTCTACGACAACAAAGGCCAGAAAATCACCGGCTGGCGCGAACGCGCTGAACTGCGCCTGGAAAGCGCCGACTTCGCGGCCCTGTCCAAACTCACCGGCGAGTTGCTCACCGACCTGAAAATGGGCGGCATGGACTTCACCATCTCCACCGCCACCCGCCAGACCAGCGAAGACGCTCTGCTCAAGGACGCCGTCAACGCCTTCAAAGCCCGCGCCCAACTGGCCACCGAAGCCCTGGGCGGCAAGGGTTACAAAATCGTCAACCTGAACCTCAACAGCAACGGCTACCCACAGCCCTACATGCGCCCGCAAATGATGATGAAAGCCGCGTCCATGGATGCTGAATCCGTCACGCCGGAAGTCGAAGCAGGCACCAGCAAAGTGAACATGACGGCGGATGGGGTGGTTGAGGTGTTGATGCAGTAA
- a CDS encoding ATP-binding protein, with translation MLAPLQMTSASRQNLWRLTFIRILVLAAQAGSVGLAYWFELLPLPWLQLAITLACSSILCALTAIRLRTSWPVTELEYAVQLACDLFIHSALLYFSGGSTNPFVSYYLVPLTIAAVTLPWRYSLILSGIALALYTLLLARFYPLETFPIARENLQIYGMWLSFALAAAVITFFAARMAEELRRQEELRAIRREEGLRDEQLLAVATQAAGAAHELGTPLATMSVLLKEMRQDHHDPALQEDLGVLQDQVQLCKETLQYLVRAAEANRRLAIDMQDVTDWLDEALNRWHLMRPEASYRFQRLGQGPVPRMAPPPDLTQALLNLLNNAADACPEGLEVALDWNAYELTISIRDHGAGVPLAIAEQIGKPFYTTKGKGFGLGLFLSKASVTRAGGSVKLYPHEEGGTLTELRLPHADRGDEHE, from the coding sequence ATGCTCGCCCCTTTGCAAATGACTTCCGCCTCTCGCCAGAACCTCTGGCGTCTGACGTTTATCCGAATTCTGGTCCTGGCCGCCCAGGCCGGCTCCGTGGGGCTCGCCTATTGGTTCGAGCTGCTGCCGCTGCCCTGGCTGCAATTGGCGATCACCCTGGCCTGCTCTTCGATACTGTGCGCGCTGACCGCCATCCGTCTGCGCACCTCGTGGCCGGTGACTGAGCTGGAATACGCCGTGCAACTGGCCTGCGATCTGTTTATCCACAGCGCGTTGCTGTATTTCTCCGGCGGCTCCACCAACCCTTTTGTGTCCTATTACCTGGTGCCGCTGACCATCGCCGCGGTGACGTTGCCGTGGCGGTATTCGCTGATCCTGTCCGGCATCGCCCTGGCGCTGTACACCTTGTTGCTGGCGCGCTTCTATCCGCTGGAAACTTTCCCTATCGCTCGGGAAAACCTGCAGATCTACGGCATGTGGCTGAGTTTCGCCCTGGCGGCGGCGGTCATTACGTTTTTTGCTGCGCGCATGGCCGAAGAGTTGCGTCGTCAAGAAGAGCTGCGGGCCATTCGCCGTGAAGAGGGCCTGCGGGACGAGCAATTGCTGGCCGTGGCGACCCAGGCCGCGGGTGCCGCCCATGAGTTGGGCACGCCGTTGGCCACCATGAGCGTACTGCTCAAGGAGATGCGCCAGGATCATCACGACCCGGCGCTGCAGGAAGACCTCGGTGTGTTGCAGGATCAGGTCCAGCTCTGCAAGGAAACCCTGCAGTACCTGGTGCGTGCCGCGGAGGCCAATCGCCGGCTGGCCATCGACATGCAGGACGTCACCGACTGGCTCGACGAGGCCCTGAATCGCTGGCACCTGATGCGCCCGGAGGCCAGTTATCGCTTCCAGCGTCTGGGTCAAGGACCGGTGCCGCGCATGGCGCCGCCGCCGGACCTGACCCAGGCGTTGCTCAACTTGTTGAACAACGCCGCCGACGCCTGCCCCGAAGGCCTGGAAGTGGCGCTGGACTGGAATGCCTACGAGCTGACCATCAGCATCCGCGACCATGGCGCCGGTGTGCCGCTGGCGATTGCCGAGCAAATCGGCAAGCCGTTCTACACCACCAAGGGCAAAGGTTTCGGCCTGGGCCTGTTTTTGAGCAAGGCCAGCGTGACACGCGCCGGCGGCTCGGTGAAACTCTACCCCCATGAGGAGGGCGGCACGCTCACCGAGCTGCGCCTGCCCCATGCCGACCGAGGAGACGAACATGAGTGA
- a CDS encoding response regulator transcription factor, with protein sequence MSDEIQVDGEELPHLLLVDDDATFTRVMARAMSRRGFRVSTAGSAEEGLSIAQADLPDYAALDLKMDGDSGLVLLPKLLELDPEMRVVILTGYSSIATAVEAIKRGACNYLCKPADADDVLAALLSEHADLDTLVPENPMSVDRLQWEHIQRVLTEHEGNISATARALGMHRRTLQRKLQKRPVRR encoded by the coding sequence ATGAGTGACGAGATCCAAGTCGACGGCGAAGAACTGCCGCATCTGTTGCTGGTGGACGACGACGCCACCTTCACCCGCGTCATGGCCCGGGCCATGTCCCGTCGGGGCTTTCGCGTGAGCACCGCAGGTTCCGCCGAGGAGGGCTTGAGCATCGCCCAGGCCGACCTGCCGGACTACGCCGCGCTGGATTTGAAAATGGACGGCGACTCCGGCCTGGTGCTGTTGCCCAAGCTGCTGGAGCTGGACCCGGAAATGCGCGTGGTGATCCTCACCGGCTATTCGAGCATCGCCACCGCGGTCGAGGCGATCAAGCGCGGCGCCTGCAATTACCTGTGCAAACCGGCCGACGCCGATGACGTGCTGGCGGCGCTGTTGTCCGAACACGCCGATCTGGACACCCTGGTGCCGGAAAACCCCATGTCGGTGGACCGCCTGCAATGGGAGCACATCCAGCGGGTGCTGACCGAGCACGAAGGCAACATTTCCGCCACTGCCCGCGCCCTGGGCATGCACCGGCGCACCTTGCAGCGCAAATTGCAGAAGCGCCCCGTGCGTCGCTGA